Genomic window (Mycolicibacterium smegmatis):
ATCCCGCGGGTGATCAGCCGCTAGCAATCTGCCACGCTGATGGCATGCGGATCGAGCGGTTCTGCACGCCGGACGGGGCCACGTCAGCCCCTTCCGTGCTGCGCAGCGTCGCCGCCGCCGCGTCTGCCGCAGGCCTGGCACCGCCTGCCGCACTGATCGGTGACTGGTTCGGCTCGCGTGCCGTCATCGCGCCGACCGTCACCGCGCAGCCCGCCGAACCCGACGCGGTGTTCGATGTGCCTCAGGGTTCTGCCGAGGGCACAGCCGTTGGCGGTGGCTGGTTCGGCTACCTGTCGTATCCCGATCCAGGGGCCTGCGAGAGCGCACCACGCATCCCCGAGGCCGCAGGCGGGTGGTCGGACTGCGTCCTGCGGCAGGACGCCGCAGGACAGTGGTGGTACGAAAGCCTCGGCGGTGCACCACTTCCCGCATGGCTGCGTGATCTGGAGCCCGCACCTCCCCGCCCACACATCGTCGACTGGGTGCCGCCGGATCGTGGCGCGCACCGCCGTGGCGTGCTGGCCTGCCTGGAGGCCATCGCGGCGGGCGAGGTGTATCAGGCATGCGTGTGCACCCGGTTCACCGGGCGCCTGGACGGCTCGCCGTCGGATTTCTTCGCCGACGCGGTGGCGCGCACCGCGCCTGCGCGCGCGGCGTACCTGGCGGGCGACTGGGGTGCCGTCGCTTCACTGTCACCGGAACTGTTCCTGAGCCGGCGAGGATCGTCGGTGTCGTCGAGCCCCATCAAGGGGACGCTGCCGCGCCACGCCGACCCCGCCGGACTGCGGGCGTCGGTCAAGGATGTCGCCGAGAACGTCATGATCGTGGACCTGGTGCGCAACGATCTCGGTCGCGTCGCGCGGACCGGGACGGTGACGGTGCCCGAACTCCTCGCGGTCAGACCCGCGCCGGGCGTGTGGCATCTGGTGTCGACCGTGGCGGCCGAGGTCGACCCGTGCGTGCCCATGGGCGCGCTGCTCGATGCCGCTTTCCCGCCCGCGTCGGTCACCGGCACGCCGAAGGGCCGCGCGCGTGAGCTGCTGCGCACCTGGGAGCCTGGTTTGCGTGGAATATACTGCGGGACAG
Coding sequences:
- a CDS encoding aminodeoxychorismate synthase component I, which encodes MRIERFCTPDGATSAPSVLRSVAAAASAAGLAPPAALIGDWFGSRAVIAPTVTAQPAEPDAVFDVPQGSAEGTAVGGGWFGYLSYPDPGACESAPRIPEAAGGWSDCVLRQDAAGQWWYESLGGAPLPAWLRDLEPAPPRPHIVDWVPPDRGAHRRGVLACLEAIAAGEVYQACVCTRFTGRLDGSPSDFFADAVARTAPARAAYLAGDWGAVASLSPELFLSRRGSSVSSSPIKGTLPRHADPAGLRASVKDVAENVMIVDLVRNDLGRVARTGTVTVPELLAVRPAPGVWHLVSTVAAEVDPCVPMGALLDAAFPPASVTGTPKGRARELLRTWEPGLRGIYCGTVGLASPVAGCELNVAIRTVEFGADGSAVLGVGGGITADSDPDREWEECLHKAASIVGPVTDQSLERSTAS